In a genomic window of Besnoitia besnoiti strain Bb-Ger1 chromosome XI, whole genome shotgun sequence:
- a CDS encoding hypothetical protein (encoded by transcript BESB_019440), protein MGISQRYSRVAKLRSSRLSTDITWKTTLVRSFFSDEQIDELGFPEEEIADYMIKHIVPFVKSHLAHALKIRTEDFDQFVADRLADQGVVATGQQDKIKKVMQALAAAKVQITDQTDTLEEQQNKVAELSQKLEAATRYLEEKATTLEQQVLYKEAWKHEQHLKDEAKFPKDAIDALRDLEEEVSHAAETSNDVEKASSDTAEQQQPSGSQPCTSENAAAARDDSPKSREMERVLVDGMAEIRDLLGKLLANVSSDIHSASIQHLTAADAGLCRRAFEGTLYNCKEGGSDPLCNQAEHAASASVAVNPSEQQAPSPMRSVADATTETDDSQVNLTRARFSALHRPPLGSLLRRPEPVPLGPPQSPSSFYPPSSQSFGVPRSQLTPLLASSDVCPQPHEVLTLVAASARSTPSPESRAIALPLVEQEPPQLPSLAFQAAVSLGSSEVPVPLRGHSPDEGTTGFAYAAVDSPLRAAQFSFLPPSNRSAALGRLPAVSSFSPVLQDAHEVPSPPVGGSQVQRPPSLPEHARLGDAPHFVALPAVFHRGGDSPIPGAGNPPEDARAPISSRSYSPGTPPGAVTLQQGFRGVAPLGQTLATHGMPAGAFLPPTLLGAASAQTVPASWGLSPSPCASPQLSAASSPSPLAGSPPPRLGGPPSSPAFRPPFPPAPFGPRGAFSLRPPSSPGYGREPHAGTRPEAAESETNPHASAALMDGRQLSPGGEGCPILLAGSAETAACVMEGESGGRLSAQNGGSEAVAGTAPDEDRQQQADAGPPVSHVRLEEDGGTRGDSVECAEAFGSLDASGGPAMPSGNTQRISTEPRQDDRAAQPPPEASSLDSVSAAFCQAPVEASPAAEASSVCPVASPTRETTWQGPGISAPGEAEAGCDQRKTQLQAAQAERVLPEALAVPVQNSAIASTSPGLRETAGTPAGPPSFAEANAGRPDCEGTRVPPTDENAAKSPLLPAAPRTVGEERPLQVEEAQEASSTGSLQSPGLRLPSSSPYPPPCAPLPQARSPESESCTVEQLLPQPRRVTLQNRGAPAASWGGMDSFSEGTQGGPAENRIIRMTQVPFARVGDQAMSLPPAVVLTDAGFQSQAISGASLAAFETPYPPSPSTLGFYKVKAPSLPNSADPPPEFSDSSLAPRLPEGGSAFPALVRCAPTYTGDGSLRHPALLTSQSGSDGASGSTPILAHDAYGSPAGVAEKAAARPASPEENFYWAGVTDAICHEWRTDLHVPGAGLAPPAAPTALEGRTPASSSVPASIPRESYLLQPVPESPSRLNGVVRHEPGKAFWNAQHAEGGPLFAGGPTSSPQVLSCPRPPTRIPLHYVGTLPLRRPRSQSPSDVSASRCLSVASGARCPFAAPLGAAAALLEGEGDMGLVAEPNERASAATPTANPSTPRGVCENPEKFTPCNSANGDLRDCGPDGACTTYFSSARRLRSLSTGQLSCEASRPTVHSPCRHCGCPGRASGGSCPSQIDGSCEIRSQPGTEPCGGIPPSDGHRRGVHEPFCGEGGCHAACSRRPRSSFHQAQAIPLVRCHSPEDRYRAARLGVGGYPVYPSEADVAAACQEGTADELQASLLDSSDCSDPPFHADTLPFSAGGSPSRSVTDSVLSGKDETAGPSGGSRRPSRRQALAASHGVSCRGSSRSYASKRDDDPSGRKSNPLVPCIPIRGSKIGQARNAPAERQTLSSLAARNRRLENQVLGLCCALVEAHEQLEKTKEGAKSRPTGYATRSPYWKRRGAPKRPANGKSFS, encoded by the exons ATGGGAATCTCACAGAGATATTCACGCGTAGCAAAGCTTCGCTCTTCCAGACTTTCCACCGATATCACATGGAAGACCACACTCGTCCGATCCTTCTTTTCTGATGAGCAAATCGACGAACTCGGATTTCCTGAAGAGGAGATCGCAGACTACATGATCAAGCACATTGTGCCATTCGTGAAATCACACTTGGCACACGCCTTGAAAATTCGCACCGAAGACTTCGACCAGTTTGTGGCGGACAGGCTCGCCGACCAAGGGGTGGTGGCAACAGGCCAGCAGGACAAAATCAAGAAAGTCATGCAGGCTCTAGCTGCTGCAAAAGTGCAGATCACGGACCAG ACGGATACGCTGGAAGAGCAACAAAACAAAGTAGCGGAGTTGTCTCAGAAGCTGGAGGCGGCTACTCGGTATCTGGAAGAGAAAGCTACAACCTTGGAGCAGCAAGTCCTCTACAAAGAAGCGTGGAAGCATGAGCAG CACCTCAAGGATGAAGCAAAATTTCCTAAGGATGCAATAGACGCCCTCAGGGATCTCGAAGAGGAGGTCAGCCATGCAGCAGAAACTTCTAACGACGTCGAAAAAGCCTCCAGCGACACCGCGGAGCAGCAGCAACCTTCAGGTTCCCAGCCATGCACCTCAGAAAATGCAGCGGCCGCAAGAGATGATTCCCCTAAGTCGAGGGAAATGGAGCGGGTCCTCGTGGACGGTATGGCAGAGATTCGAGATCTCCTCGGCAAGCTTCTGGCCAATGTGAGTTCAGATATCCATTCAGCATCCATTCAGCATCTCACAGCTGCTGACGCGGGTCTATGCCGGCGCGCTTTCGAGGGGACCCTATACAACTGCA aggagggaggaagcgacCCACTATGCAACCAG GCAGAGCACGCTGCGTCTGCAAGCGTGGCGGTGAATCCGTCAGAGCAG caggcgccctcTCCGATGAGAAGCGTAGCCGATGCCACGACCGAAACAGACGACTCCCAAGTGAACCTTACCAGGGCGCGTTTTTCCGCACTGCACCGTCCTCCTCTGGGCTCGTTACTTCGACGCCCGGAGCCGGTACCTCTCGGCCCGCCCCAGTCTCCGTCGTCCTTCTACCCCCCTTCCTCGCAGTCTTTCGGAGTTCCCCGGTCTCAGTTGACTCCGCTTCTTGCTTCTTCCGACGTATGCCCTCAGCCCCACGAGGTACTTACACTCGTAGCTGCAtcggcgcgcagcacgccgTCACCGGAGAGCCGCGCAATCGCTCTGCCTCTCGTCGAGCAGGAACCCCCTCAGCTGCCAAGCTTAGCCTTCCAAGCGGCGGTTTCGCTTGGCTCCAGCGAAGTTCCTGTTCCGCTAAGAGGCCACTCGCCGGACGAGGGCACGACAGGGTTTGCGTACGCTGCGGTAGACTCTCCACTTCGCGCCGCACAGTTTTCGTTTCTTCCGCCTTCGAACAGATCGGCGGCGCTAGGCCGTCTCCCGGCCGTTTCTAGCTTCTCGCCTGTGCTCCAAGACGCACACGAGGtgccctcgcctccagtCGGCGGCTCCCAAGTGCAGCgtcctccttcgcttcctgAGCACGCCCGCCTCGGGGACGCTCCCCATTTCGTCGCCTTGCCGGCAGTATTCCACCGTGGCGGCGATTCACCGATTCCGGGGGCCGGAAACCCCCCTGAGGATGCACGTGCTCCAATCTCTTCTCGGTCTTACTCGCCGGGAACGCCGCCAGGGGCTGTGACCCTCCAGCAAGGGTTTCGGGGTGTGGCGCCCCTCGGCCAGACCCTCGCGACACATGGGATGCCTGCCGGCGCTTTCCTACCTCCCACGCTGCTAGGGGCTGCGTCTGCTCAGACTGTCCCTGCCTCTTGGgggctctctccctctccctgtGCCTCTCCTCAACTCTCCGCAGCTTCGTCACCTTCTCCACTGGCAGGCAGTCCCCCTCCACGGCTGGGCGGCCCCCCTAGTTCTCCAGCCTTCCGACCACCGTTCCCGCCTGCCCCGTTTGGACCCCGGGGCGCGTTCTCGCTTcggccgccctcgtctccgGGGTACGGCCGTGAGCCGCACGCGGGTACCCGCCcagaggcggcagaaagCGAAACTAATCcgcacgcctccgcggccttgATGGACGGGCGGCAACTGTCGCCAGGGGGCGAGGGCTGCCCCATCCTCTTGGCTGGGTCTGCGGAAACTGCCGCCTGCGTGATGGAGGGCGAATCTGGGGGGCGCCTCAGCGCACAAAACGGAGGGTCAGAAGCAGTTGCCGGCACTGCCCCAGATGAAGaccgccagcagcaggctGACGCAGGTCCCCCCGTATCACATGTCCGATTAGAAGAGGATGGGGGGACGCGTGGAGACTCCGTGGAGTGCGCAGAAGCTTTTGGTAGCCTCGACGCGTCTGGCGGGCCAGCGATGCCTTCTGGCAATACGCAGCGCATCTCAACGGAGCCCCGCCAAGACGACCGAGCAGCACAGCCTCCTCCGGAGGCGTCTTCGTTAGACTCCGTCAGTGCCGCCTTCTGCCAGGCGCCcgtggaggcgtcgcccgcggcggaagcgagcaGTGTCTGCCCTGTGGCCTCTCCGACAAGAGAAACAACATGGCAGGGGCCAGGAATATCGGCGCCAGGAGAGGCCGAGGCAGGCTGCGACCAGAGGAaaacgcagctgcaggctgcTCAAGCTGAGCGTGTGCTGCCTGAGGCCTTGGCCGTCCCTGTTCAGAATTCCGCGATCGCATCCACCAGTCCAGGCTTGCGAGAGACTGCCGGGACACCTGCTGGCCCCCCCTCtttcgcggaggcgaacgctGGGCGCCCCGACTGCGAGGGAACGCGAGTGCCGCCCACGGATGAAAACGCGGCGAAGTCACCCTTGTTACCGGCAGCACCGCGGACTgtcggcgaggagaggcccTTACAAGTGGAAGAAGCTCAGGAGGCATCTTCGACAGGGAGCCTGCAGAGCCcgggcctccgccttccctCGTCTTCCCCCTATCCGCCTCCGTGTGcaccgctgccgcaggcccgcAGCCCCGAATCAGAGAGCTGCACAGTGGAGCAGCTgttgccgcagccgcgccgggtCACACTCCAAAACCGAGGGGCACCAGCAGCGAGTTGGGGAGGTATGGATTCGTTCTCTGAAGGTACCCAGGGGGGTCCTGCTGAGAATAGGATTATCCGGATGACCCAGGTCCCTTTCGCGCGTGTCGGCGACCAGGCTATGTCCCTGCCTCCAGCGGTCGTCCTCACGGATGCGGGCTTCCAATCGCAGGCAATTTCCGGAGCCTCTCTAGCGGCGTTTGAGACCCCATACCCGCCCTCTCCGTCCACGCTCGGCTTCTACAAAGTGAAAGCACCAAGTCTGCCCAATTCTGCTGACCCCCCTCCAGAGTTCTCAGAttcctccctcgcgcccCGGCTCCCCGAGGGGGGCTCAGCCTTCCCTGCGCTCGTCCGCTGCGCCCCGACGTACACTGGGGACGGTTCGTTGAGGCACCCGGCCCTCCTGACTTCTCAGAGTGGAAGCGATGGCGCCTCCGGCTCCACGCCGATCCTTGCGCACGACGCATATGGATCTCCCGCGGGGGTTGCGGagaaggcagctgcgcggccggcgTCGCCAGAAGAGAACTTCTACTGGGCAGGAGTGACAGACGCTATCTGTCACGAGTGGAGGACCGATCTTCACGTGCCGGGAGCTGGACTggctccgcctgctgcgccaaCTGCTCTCGAAGGGCGGAcgcctgcgtcctcctcggtGCCTGCGTCTATTCCGCGGGAAAGCTATCTCCTCCAGCCTGTCCCGGAGTCGCCTAGTCGGCTCAACGGTGTGGTGCGGCATGAGCCTGGAAAGGCGTTCTGGAACGCACAGCATGCAGAGGGGGGCCCGTTGTTCGCGGGCGGGCCAACCAGCTCGCCGCAGGTCCTGTCGTGCCccaggccgccgacgcgaaTCCCTCTTCACTACGTGGGAACCCTTCCTctgaggcggccgcgcagtcAAAGCCCTAGCGACGTCTCGGCGAGCCGATGCCTTTCGGTTGCATCGGGTGCGAGGTgccccttcgccgcgcccctcggggcagccgcagcgcttCTAGAGGGGGAGGGCGATATGGGCCTCGTTGCGGAGCCCAATGAAAGGGCCTCGGCCGCCACTCCGACCGCGAACCCCTCCACCCCCAGAGGAGTCTGTGAAAACCCAGAGAAGTTTACACCGTGCAACAGCGCGAACGGAGACCTGCGAGACTGCGGGCCGGACGGCGCTTGCACCACATATTTCTCttcagcgcgccgcctgcgctcccTATCAACAGGCCAGCTTTCgtgcgaggcgagccgcccAACTGTTCACAGTCCATGCAGGCACTGCGGCTGCCCCGGCAGGGCATCCGGAGGCAGCTGCCCATCCCAGATCGACGGCAGCTGTGAGATTCGTTCGCAGCCGGGAACCGAGCCGTGCGGCGGAATTCCTCCAAGTGACGGCCATCGGCGGGGCGTGCATGAGCCCTTCTGTGGAGAGGGGGGCTGCCACGCAGCCTGCTCCCGGCGACCTCGGTCGAGCTTCCACCAGGCCCAGGCGATCCCCCTTGTCCGCTGTCACTCCCCGGAAGACCGGTATCGCGCCGCCAGGCTCGGTGTCGGCGGCTATCCGGTCTATCCCTCCGAAGCGGACGTGGCCGCAGCCTGCCAAGAGGGGACTGCAGACGAACTCCAGGCGTCTCTTCTCGACAGTTCGGACTGCTCGGACCCTCCGTTCCACGCGGACACGCTTCCATTCTCGGCAGGAGGGAGCCCGTCGCGCTCCGTCACAGACAGCGTATTGTCTGGAAAAGACGAGACAGCCGGGCCTTCCGGTGGCTCGAGACGGCCGTCCCGTaggcaggcgctggcggcaaGCCACGGCGTGTCCTGTCGCGGAAGCAGTCGGTCCTACGCCAGCAAGAGAGACGACGATCCTTCGGGAAGAAAATCGAATCCACTGGTGCCCTGTATTCCCATACGAGGCTCGAAGATCGGGCAAGCGAGAAACGCACCGGCGGAGAGACAAACCCTGTCCTCCCTGGCGGCAAGGAACCGACGGCTGGAAAACCAG GTTCTTGgtctctgctgcgctctAGTCGAGGCACACGAACAGCTGGAGAAGACCAAGGAGGGAGCGAAAAGCCGACCAACTGGTTATGCGACTCGAAGCCCCTACTGGAagcggcggggggcgccgAAAAGGCCCGCGAATGGGAAGTCATTCTCTTAA
- a CDS encoding TATA-box binding protein TBP1 (encoded by transcript BESB_019430), protein MAAPRPNSGAAAFVHAPTPTGLYGWSDETEDEEARALMASADDANGQGASTGPLPEEAEGEVGVLFVHNVMAFCQLNCEIDLDAACRALGNSVYNPEEFHSVRVDVRCRTNCVASINIFSNGKMLGTGANTVEELRRTMKKIARRLQRHPLTRYKVSMTRFRVSNILGSYAYPYPISLHTLAAQRDLHVDYEPERFPGARVKISIPKASDAIPDEKNAEKAARGGAWTSQGSSHRPQGAGGKDEIVTLQLFSTGNVTLTGGRSLESTAYALQCVLPFLQMCQVVNGTS, encoded by the exons ATGGCCGCTCCTAGACCAAACAGTGGTGCGGCGGCGTTCGTGCACGCTCCCACGCCTACCGGCCTGTACGGCTGGTCAGACGAGACCGAGGATGAAGAGGCTCGCGCCTTGATGGCATCCGCCGATGATGCCAATGGCCAAGGAGCATCTACTGGACCTCTCccggaggaggcagaaggagAAGTCGGCGTACTCTTTGTCCATAATGTCATGGCATTCTGCCAACTTAACTGCGAGATAGACCTCGATGCCGCGTGTCGCGCTCTTGGGAATTCGGTTTACAATCCTGAAGAGTTCCACAGCGTTCGCGTGGATGTCCGTTGTCGGACAAATTGTGTCGCGTCCATCAACATATTCAG CAACGGAAAGATGCTCGGGACAGGAGCCAACACGGTGGAAGAACTGCGGCGAACAATGAAGAAGATAGCCAGGCGGCTTCAGCGCCATCCTCTTACTAGATATAAAGTTTCGATGACGCGGTTCCGAGTGTCAAACATTCTCGGGAGCTACGCTTACCCCTACCCTATTTCACTACACACTCTTGCAGCTCAGAGGGACCTGCATGTCGACTATGAACCTGAACGCTTTCCTGGCGCCCGCGTGAAGATTTCAATTCCAAAAGCGTCAGATGCGATTCCT GATGAGAAGAACGccgagaaggcagcgagaggcggtGCCTGGACATCGCAAGGCTCGTCGCATCGCccgcagggcgcgggcggcaaAGATGAGATTGTCACACTACAGCTCTTTTCTACGGGGAACGTGACTCTCACCGGGGGCCGCTCTTTAGAGAGCACGGCATACGCATTGCAGTGCGTGCTACCTTTTCTGCAGATGTGTCAAGTGGTGAACGGGACAAGTTGA